In Mustela lutreola isolate mMusLut2 chromosome 1, mMusLut2.pri, whole genome shotgun sequence, one genomic interval encodes:
- the PPID gene encoding peptidyl-prolyl cis-trans isomerase D isoform X1 — translation MSHPSPKTKPSNPCNPRVFFDVDIGGERVGRIVLELFADIVPKTAENFRALCTGEKGIGPTTGKPLHFKGCPFHRIIKKFMIQGGDFSNQNGTGGESIYGEKFEDENFYYKHDQEGLLSMANAGCNTNGSQFFITTVPTPHLDGKHVVFGQVIKGMGVARILENVEVKGEKPAKLCVIAECGELKEGDDWGIYPKDGSGDSHPDFPEDADIDLKDVNKILLIAEDVKNIGNTFFKSQNWEMAIKKYTKVLRYVEGSKAVIEQADRSKLQPIALSCVLNIGACKLKMSNWQGAIDSCLEALELDPSNTKALYRRAQGWQGLKEYDQALADLKKAQEIAPEDKGKLAVFTVKVHFVLLRIYLYEPLYSMPLRYLFNRYYIMTLTGTDHTAVNKSCSLPSKELTF, via the exons ATGTCGCACCCATCCCCGAAAACTAAGCCTTCCAACCCCTGTAACCCCAGAGTCTTCTTTGACGTGGACATCGGAGGGGAGCGAG TTGGTCGAATTGTCTTAGAATTGTTTGCAGATATTGTACCCAAAACCGCAGAAAATTTTCGTGCGCTGTGTACAGGAGAAAAAGGCATTGGACCCACCACTGGGAAACCTCTCCATTTCAAAGGATGCCCTTTCCATCGAA ttATTAAGAAATTTATGATTCAGGGTGGAGACTTCTCAAATCAAAATGGGACAGGTGGAGAAAGTATTTATGGTGAAAAATTTGAAGATGAAAATTTCTATTACAAG CATGATCAGGAAGGTTTATTGAGCATGGCAAATGCAGGCTGCAATACAAATGGTTCTCAGTTCTTCATCACAACAGTCCCAACTCCTCACTTGGATGGGAAACATGTGGTATTTGGCCAAGTAATTAAAGGAATGGGTGTGGCAAGGATACTGGAAAATGTAGAAGTGAAAGGTGAAAAGCCTGCCAAA TTATGCGTTATTGCAGAATGCGGAGAATTGAAGGAAGGGGATGATTGGGGGATATACCCAAAAGATGGCTCTGGTGACAGTCATCCAGACTTCCCTGAGGATGCAGATATAGATTTAAAAGAT gtaaataaaattttactaataGCTGAAGATgtaaaaaatattggaaatactTTTTTCAAATCTCAGAACTGGGAAATggccattaaaaaatatacaaaagttttaag GTATGTGGAAGGTTCAAAGGCTGTTATTGAGCAAGCAGATAGATCAAAGCTACAACCTATAGCTTTAAGCTGTGTGCTGAATATTGGTGCTTGTAAACTGAAGATGTCAAATTGGCAGGGAGCAATCGACAGTTGTTTGGAG GCTCTTGAATTAGACCCATCCAATACCAAAGCATTGTATCGTAGAGCTCAAGGATGGCAAGGATTAAAAGAATACGATCAAGCACTG gCTGATCTTAAGAAAGCTCAGGAGATAGCACCAGAAGATAAAGGTAAGTTGGCAGTGTTTACGGTAAAAGTTCATTTTGTCTTGTTAAGAATATATCTTTATGAACCACTGTATTCTATGCCACTTAGATATTTGTTCAACAGATACTACATAATGACTCTTACTGGCACTGATCATACTGCTGTGAACAAATCTTGTTCCCTGCCCTcaaaagagcttacattctag
- the PPID gene encoding peptidyl-prolyl cis-trans isomerase D isoform X2, which translates to MSHPSPKTKPSNPCNPRVFFDVDIGGERVGRIVLELFADIVPKTAENFRALCTGEKGIGPTTGKPLHFKGCPFHRIIKKFMIQGGDFSNQNGTGGESIYGEKFEDENFYYKHDQEGLLSMANAGCNTNGSQFFITTVPTPHLDGKHVVFGQVIKGMGVARILENVEVKGEKPAKLCVIAECGELKEGDDWGIYPKDGSGDSHPDFPEDADIDLKDVNKILLIAEDVKNIGNTFFKSQNWEMAIKKYTKVLRYVEGSKAVIEQADRSKLQPIALSCVLNIGACKLKMSNWQGAIDSCLEALELDPSNTKALYRRAQGWQGLKEYDQALADLKKAQEIAPEDKAIQAELLKVKQKIKAQKDKEKAAYAKMFA; encoded by the exons ATGTCGCACCCATCCCCGAAAACTAAGCCTTCCAACCCCTGTAACCCCAGAGTCTTCTTTGACGTGGACATCGGAGGGGAGCGAG TTGGTCGAATTGTCTTAGAATTGTTTGCAGATATTGTACCCAAAACCGCAGAAAATTTTCGTGCGCTGTGTACAGGAGAAAAAGGCATTGGACCCACCACTGGGAAACCTCTCCATTTCAAAGGATGCCCTTTCCATCGAA ttATTAAGAAATTTATGATTCAGGGTGGAGACTTCTCAAATCAAAATGGGACAGGTGGAGAAAGTATTTATGGTGAAAAATTTGAAGATGAAAATTTCTATTACAAG CATGATCAGGAAGGTTTATTGAGCATGGCAAATGCAGGCTGCAATACAAATGGTTCTCAGTTCTTCATCACAACAGTCCCAACTCCTCACTTGGATGGGAAACATGTGGTATTTGGCCAAGTAATTAAAGGAATGGGTGTGGCAAGGATACTGGAAAATGTAGAAGTGAAAGGTGAAAAGCCTGCCAAA TTATGCGTTATTGCAGAATGCGGAGAATTGAAGGAAGGGGATGATTGGGGGATATACCCAAAAGATGGCTCTGGTGACAGTCATCCAGACTTCCCTGAGGATGCAGATATAGATTTAAAAGAT gtaaataaaattttactaataGCTGAAGATgtaaaaaatattggaaatactTTTTTCAAATCTCAGAACTGGGAAATggccattaaaaaatatacaaaagttttaag GTATGTGGAAGGTTCAAAGGCTGTTATTGAGCAAGCAGATAGATCAAAGCTACAACCTATAGCTTTAAGCTGTGTGCTGAATATTGGTGCTTGTAAACTGAAGATGTCAAATTGGCAGGGAGCAATCGACAGTTGTTTGGAG GCTCTTGAATTAGACCCATCCAATACCAAAGCATTGTATCGTAGAGCTCAAGGATGGCAAGGATTAAAAGAATACGATCAAGCACTG gCTGATCTTAAGAAAGCTCAGGAGATAGCACCAGAAGATAAAG ctATCCAGGCAGAGTTGCTGAAAGTCAAACAAAAGATAAAGGcacagaaagataaagagaaggcAGCATATGCAAAAATGTTTGCCTAA